In one Alphaproteobacteria bacterium genomic region, the following are encoded:
- a CDS encoding protein-glutamate O-methyltransferase yields the protein MKIEDFDMLATLLKQRSGLVLTKDKAYLLETRLMPVARKHGMKDLDQLCDAVRLRKDAKVIADITEAMTTNESLFFRDTKPFDQFRNVVLPQLMINRASTRKIRIWSAACSSGQEPYSLAMILKEDQAKLQGWRFEIVATDISEEMLAKARAGIYTQFEVQRGLPIQMLVKYFKQNGDKWHIDAGLRSMIDYRPFNLLEHPRGLGNFDVVFCRNVLIYFDQPTKAKVLGQVSDVLAKDGVLYLGGAETVLGVTDKFKPVPNLRGMYQHSDGTPAVKVA from the coding sequence ATGAAAATCGAAGATTTCGATATGCTGGCGACGCTGCTGAAGCAGCGTTCCGGTCTGGTGCTGACCAAGGACAAGGCGTATCTGCTGGAAACCCGCCTGATGCCGGTTGCGCGTAAGCACGGCATGAAGGATCTGGATCAGTTGTGCGACGCCGTCCGGCTTCGCAAGGACGCCAAGGTTATCGCCGATATCACCGAAGCGATGACGACGAACGAATCGCTGTTTTTCCGTGATACCAAGCCGTTCGATCAGTTCCGCAACGTCGTACTGCCGCAGTTGATGATCAACCGCGCATCGACGCGCAAGATCCGGATTTGGAGCGCCGCCTGTTCCAGCGGGCAGGAGCCCTATTCACTGGCCATGATCCTGAAGGAAGACCAGGCCAAGCTTCAGGGATGGCGTTTCGAGATTGTCGCCACCGATATCTCCGAAGAGATGCTGGCAAAGGCGCGGGCGGGGATCTACACGCAGTTCGAGGTTCAGCGCGGCCTGCCGATTCAGATGTTGGTGAAATACTTCAAGCAGAACGGCGACAAATGGCATATCGATGCCGGATTGCGCTCAATGATCGACTATCGTCCGTTCAACCTGCTGGAACATCCGCGTGGACTGGGCAATTTCGACGTCGTGTTCTGCCGCAACGTTCTGATCTATTTCGATCAGCCGACTAAAGCCAAGGTCCTGGGACAGGTATCGGACGTGCTGGCGAAAGACGGCGTGCTGTATCTCGGCGGCGCGGAAACGGTGCTGGGCGTCACCGACAAGTTCAAGCCGGTTCCCAATCTGCGCGGCATGTATCAGCATTCGGACGGTACGCCGGCGGTGAAGGTCGCCTGA
- a CDS encoding nitroreductase translates to MSNREAILSHIAERRSVKANLLDDPAPNDEELAELLQACMSAPDHGAIRPWRFKIIRGDDRHKLSDLFETALRKRDPAADAEAIETIRSKPLRSPLIVAVCVDIMEHHPKVPVEEQLVAAACATQNLLLAAPAAGWGAILLTGWPAFDDTVRAGLGLQPKDKLVGFVYLGTPTETPRPMARPDATGFMEKWPG, encoded by the coding sequence ATGAGCAACAGGGAAGCCATACTCTCGCATATCGCGGAACGCCGCTCTGTGAAGGCGAACCTGCTGGACGACCCGGCACCGAATGACGAGGAACTGGCGGAACTGCTGCAGGCATGCATGAGTGCCCCCGACCACGGCGCCATCCGGCCATGGCGTTTCAAGATCATACGGGGCGATGATCGGCACAAACTGTCGGACCTCTTCGAAACCGCCCTGCGAAAGCGCGACCCGGCCGCAGATGCCGAAGCGATCGAGACAATCCGATCGAAGCCGTTGCGCTCACCGCTGATCGTCGCGGTGTGCGTCGATATCATGGAACACCACCCCAAGGTTCCGGTGGAGGAACAGCTGGTGGCCGCGGCCTGTGCCACACAAAACCTGCTTCTGGCCGCGCCTGCCGCGGGCTGGGGCGCGATCCTCCTGACCGGGTGGCCGGCCTTCGACGACACGGTACGCGCCGGTCTAGGCCTTCAGCCGAAGGACAAGCTTGTCGGATTTGTCTATCTGGGGACCCCGACCGAGACGCCGCGCCCCATGGCACGCCCCGATGCGACCGGTTTCATGGAGAAGTGGCCGGGCTGA
- a CDS encoding nitroreductase family protein — protein MTDAENPIRARYGDGPQANDASEVLADMLTRGSCRAFTSERIPDEVLQTLAAAALSAPTKSDLQQRDILLVESADLRNWMDGLFPDMPWIATAPHFLLFLANNRRQRQVHDWRGRDFANDHLDAFFNASVDAAVALTAFTLAAERLGYGCCPVSAVRNHAAIISERTGLPDHVFPICGLALGRPAVKPPISPRLPLSHTVHRDRFNEDGIRHAVDAYDRRRNETHPFAQQRLAEKFGTTEPYTWSEDKARQYAVPERADFGQFVRGKRFDLS, from the coding sequence ATGACTGACGCGGAGAACCCCATCCGTGCGCGATACGGCGACGGACCACAGGCGAATGATGCATCGGAGGTCCTGGCCGATATGCTGACACGCGGGTCGTGTCGTGCCTTTACGTCTGAACGAATTCCGGATGAGGTCCTGCAGACTCTGGCGGCCGCCGCCCTGTCAGCACCGACGAAGAGCGACCTTCAGCAGCGCGATATCCTGCTGGTCGAGAGCGCCGATCTGCGAAACTGGATGGACGGGCTGTTTCCCGATATGCCCTGGATCGCCACGGCGCCGCATTTCCTTCTGTTCCTGGCCAACAACCGTCGCCAGCGCCAGGTCCACGACTGGCGTGGCAGGGACTTCGCCAACGATCATCTCGACGCCTTCTTCAACGCGTCGGTCGATGCCGCGGTCGCGCTGACGGCTTTCACCCTTGCCGCCGAACGTCTGGGATATGGCTGCTGCCCTGTCAGCGCTGTCCGCAACCATGCCGCCATCATCTCGGAGCGCACCGGCCTGCCCGACCATGTCTTTCCGATCTGCGGTCTGGCCCTGGGTCGCCCTGCGGTGAAGCCGCCAATCAGCCCACGCCTTCCGCTGAGCCACACAGTGCACCGCGACCGGTTCAATGAAGACGGGATCCGTCATGCGGTGGATGCCTATGACCGCCGCCGCAACGAAACGCACCCCTTCGCCCAGCAACGGTTGGCGGAGAAGTTCGGCACGACGGAGCCCTACACCTGGTCCGAGGACAAAGCCCGCCAATATGCGGTTCCCGAACGCGCCGATTTCGGACAATTTGTTCGTGGAAAGCGTTTCGATCTGTCCTGA
- a CDS encoding rhomboid family intramembrane serine protease: MTDPSPFGSQRPPARPMFNAPKVVLWTIGITLLAFLFVQIGPASWIDAILRYLVFNPADLVFFDEYPFTIGIRWVGYALMHGGWMHVLVNSAFLLAFGTPIARQVPVGTFLALYALGAIGGALAVLMIYGGQDIYLVGASGAVSALVGALSRMVYLRRGNEAVPHPFNNRRAGTIFIAAFFGINLVLSFLPGPGGMSVSGESHIGGFVTGFLMSLILPWHKSTNRRQAAND; encoded by the coding sequence ATGACGGATCCATCCCCCTTCGGTTCTCAACGACCGCCCGCCCGCCCGATGTTCAATGCGCCAAAGGTCGTCCTGTGGACGATCGGCATCACGCTTCTCGCCTTCCTGTTCGTCCAGATCGGGCCGGCCAGCTGGATCGATGCGATCCTGCGCTATCTCGTCTTCAACCCGGCCGATCTTGTCTTTTTTGACGAGTATCCCTTCACCATCGGCATCCGCTGGGTCGGTTATGCCCTGATGCATGGCGGCTGGATGCATGTGCTGGTCAACAGCGCCTTTCTGCTGGCCTTCGGCACACCGATCGCGCGCCAGGTACCCGTCGGGACATTCCTCGCGCTCTATGCGCTGGGCGCCATCGGCGGGGCCCTTGCCGTCCTCATGATCTATGGCGGACAGGATATCTATCTTGTCGGTGCCTCGGGCGCGGTATCCGCCCTGGTCGGCGCATTGTCCCGCATGGTCTACCTGCGTCGCGGCAATGAAGCCGTGCCGCATCCTTTCAACAACCGGCGCGCCGGCACGATCTTCATCGCCGCCTTTTTCGGGATCAACCTCGTGCTGTCCTTCCTGCCGGGCCCGGGCGGCATGTCGGTTTCCGGCGAAAGCCATATCGGCGGCTTCGTGACAGGCTTCCTGATGTCGCTGATCCTGCCCTGGCACAAATCCACCAATCGACGACAGGCGGCCAATGACTGA
- a CDS encoding GNAT family N-acetyltransferase, translating to MIAIRRAGQSDSETLAEQAHALNRHFGVEEPAFSGSAIAPLMAGDDPFMFGYLAESERTAVGYALCQKFFDTDTGTMATWLLDLYIDPAHRGGGLGRRMLARVAADAKAKGQRCVGLAVYRDNPARNLYDRIGAALSPEALVYELRDGNLDSLAREAQL from the coding sequence ATGATTGCGATACGCCGTGCCGGTCAGTCCGATTCGGAAACGCTGGCCGAACAGGCGCATGCATTGAACCGTCACTTCGGTGTCGAGGAACCTGCTTTCTCCGGCAGTGCGATTGCGCCGCTGATGGCAGGAGACGATCCGTTCATGTTCGGATATCTGGCCGAATCGGAGAGGACGGCGGTCGGTTACGCCCTGTGCCAGAAATTCTTCGACACGGATACGGGCACCATGGCGACATGGCTTCTGGACCTCTACATCGATCCGGCACACCGGGGCGGCGGCCTGGGCCGCCGTATGCTGGCCAGGGTGGCGGCAGACGCGAAAGCGAAGGGGCAGCGTTGCGTCGGGTTGGCCGTCTATCGGGACAATCCGGCACGAAACCTCTACGACCGGATCGGTGCCGCCCTGTCGCCGGAAGCGCTGGTTTACGAATTGCGTGACGGAAATCTGGACAGTCTGGCCCGGGAAGCCCAGTTATAG
- a CDS encoding CoA-transferase gives MKNKIVSADEAVAIIRSGDTIANSGFVGAGTPDALLQALARRFEESGAPADLTLIFAAGQGDGKDQGLNRLAAPGLVRRAIGGHWGLIPKLAARAVAGEIEAYNLPQGAISNMYRDIAAGRPGSFSRVGLGTFVDPRQDGGKINAATTEDIVTLEQRGEEEFLFYRTHPIQIALIRGTTADAAGNITMEREALTLDNLAMAMAAKNSGGFVLAQVERIAESGSLPPRQVRIPGNLVDCVVVAEGDLHRQTYATAFSPAFAQEIRAPMVGLESMPLDERKIIARRCAFELPMNGIVNLGIGMPEGVARVAAEEKILRYVTLTAESGAIGGIPASGLDFGATVNADTILDQNQQFDFYDGGGLDLACLGLAQADRAGNVNVSRFGPRLAGAGGFINISQNAKKVVFAGSFTAGGLSVRLADGGLRIETEGKARKFLPEVEQITFSGSRAAAFGRPILYVTERCVFRLDETGLVLTEIAPGMDLERDILAQMDFMPQIDGPIPMDGRIFDEAPMGLVDDLTKIPLRDRVTFRPDRDTLFLNFEGLTVRSAKDVDAIRQAVARTCEPLGHKVKAVVNYDSFTLDETVSDAYAAMVSDVVDTYYTDVSRYTTSAFLRLKLGEMLSRRGLAPHIYESEAEAHRGIGG, from the coding sequence ATGAAAAACAAAATCGTATCGGCGGACGAGGCCGTTGCGATCATTCGCAGTGGGGACACCATCGCCAATTCCGGATTTGTCGGCGCCGGTACGCCCGATGCACTGCTACAGGCATTGGCAAGACGGTTCGAGGAGAGCGGCGCGCCGGCCGATCTGACACTGATATTTGCGGCCGGTCAGGGCGACGGCAAGGATCAGGGGCTCAACCGACTGGCAGCTCCAGGGCTGGTGCGCCGGGCCATCGGTGGGCATTGGGGTCTGATTCCGAAACTGGCCGCGCGCGCCGTCGCCGGAGAGATCGAGGCCTACAATCTGCCGCAGGGCGCCATTTCCAACATGTACCGCGATATCGCCGCGGGACGGCCCGGCTCCTTCTCACGAGTCGGCCTGGGGACCTTTGTCGATCCGCGCCAGGATGGCGGCAAGATCAACGCCGCCACGACCGAGGACATCGTCACCCTGGAACAGCGCGGCGAAGAGGAATTCCTGTTTTATCGCACCCACCCGATCCAGATTGCCCTGATCCGTGGCACCACGGCGGATGCAGCCGGCAACATCACGATGGAGCGAGAAGCCCTGACGCTGGACAATCTCGCCATGGCGATGGCGGCGAAGAATTCCGGCGGCTTTGTTCTGGCGCAGGTCGAAAGAATTGCCGAAAGTGGATCGCTGCCGCCGCGCCAGGTCCGGATTCCAGGCAATTTGGTCGACTGTGTCGTGGTTGCCGAGGGCGACCTGCATCGTCAGACCTATGCAACAGCCTTCTCCCCGGCATTTGCGCAGGAAATCCGTGCCCCGATGGTCGGTCTGGAAAGCATGCCCCTAGACGAGCGCAAGATCATCGCGCGGCGTTGTGCCTTCGAACTGCCGATGAACGGAATCGTCAATCTGGGTATCGGCATGCCCGAGGGGGTGGCCCGCGTCGCCGCCGAAGAAAAGATCCTGCGTTATGTGACCCTGACCGCCGAATCCGGCGCCATCGGCGGCATTCCGGCATCCGGGCTGGATTTTGGGGCCACGGTCAACGCGGATACCATCCTGGACCAGAATCAGCAGTTCGACTTCTATGACGGGGGCGGGCTCGACCTGGCCTGTCTGGGGCTCGCCCAAGCCGACCGGGCTGGCAATGTGAATGTCAGCCGCTTCGGTCCGCGACTGGCCGGGGCCGGGGGCTTCATCAATATTTCGCAGAATGCCAAGAAGGTCGTCTTCGCGGGGTCCTTTACCGCAGGCGGCCTTTCGGTCCGCCTCGCCGACGGCGGGTTGCGGATCGAAACGGAAGGCAAGGCCCGGAAGTTTCTTCCCGAAGTCGAGCAGATCACCTTCTCCGGTAGCCGGGCCGCTGCTTTCGGCCGCCCCATTCTTTACGTGACGGAACGCTGTGTCTTCAGACTGGACGAAACGGGACTGGTGCTGACCGAAATCGCACCTGGAATGGACCTGGAGCGGGACATTCTGGCCCAGATGGATTTCATGCCGCAGATCGACGGCCCCATCCCGATGGACGGGCGGATCTTCGACGAAGCGCCGATGGGGCTGGTCGACGATCTGACGAAAATCCCCCTGAGGGATCGCGTCACCTTCCGGCCGGACAGGGATACTCTCTTCCTGAATTTCGAGGGTTTGACCGTACGCAGCGCGAAGGATGTCGACGCCATACGGCAGGCCGTTGCGCGCACCTGCGAGCCCTTGGGGCACAAGGTGAAGGCCGTCGTCAATTATGACAGTTTCACCTTGGACGAGACCGTGTCGGATGCCTATGCCGCGATGGTCTCCGATGTGGTCGACACCTACTACACGGACGTATCCCGCTATACGACATCGGCTTTCCTGCGTCTGAAACTGGGGGAAATGTTGTCCCGCCGCGGACTGGCGCCCCACATTTACGAATCCGAAGCCGAAGCACATCGCGGCATAGGGGGATGA
- a CDS encoding AMP-binding protein: MMNLAIWLERSAKAFSDLPSIGVGSHTVRTFRQSAERVARLAGGLRHGLGLKAGDNVAVFAKNGPDYAETLYAIWWAGLGAVPINGKLHESEVAYILENSQARAVFVSADLAETAAPGLPDRAPMVLLGGADHDRLLAAESLSLCPAEADDLAWLFYTSGTTGRPKGAMLTHRNLAAMTWAYFASIDRLEPGGAILHAAPMSHGSGLYILPHLARGCCQVTPESGGFDAAEIFETIAHWPGTSMFAAPTMVNRLTRHGGPAPTENLRSLIYGGGPMYVEDAQAALARLGPHLVQIYGQGESPMTITCLEKQSIADTGQTRYLERLGSVGQPFANVEVRVADADDNPVPVGEAGEILVRGDSVMKGYWNNPEATADTLRGGWLHTGDVGRFDADGYLTLMDRSKDLVISGGTNIYPREIEEVLLEHPRVEEVSVIGRRDPEWGEVVVAYVVGAAEPAELDALCLEKIARFKRPKDYVFVDSLPKNNYGKVLKTALRDLDGSRSVGH, encoded by the coding sequence ATGATGAATCTTGCAATCTGGCTGGAACGGTCGGCGAAGGCTTTCAGCGATCTGCCATCCATAGGGGTTGGCAGCCACACCGTTCGAACCTTTCGGCAAAGTGCGGAGCGGGTCGCCCGTCTGGCAGGTGGATTGCGTCACGGTCTGGGCCTGAAGGCCGGGGACAATGTCGCCGTCTTTGCCAAGAACGGGCCGGATTACGCCGAAACGCTGTATGCGATCTGGTGGGCCGGACTGGGCGCAGTGCCGATCAACGGCAAGCTGCATGAGAGCGAGGTCGCCTATATTCTGGAGAATTCGCAGGCGCGCGCGGTTTTCGTTTCCGCCGATCTGGCTGAAACGGCGGCGCCTGGCCTGCCGGATCGGGCACCGATGGTGCTGCTGGGCGGGGCGGATCACGACAGGCTGCTAGCCGCCGAAAGCCTGTCCCTGTGTCCGGCGGAGGCCGATGATCTGGCCTGGTTGTTCTATACGTCCGGCACGACGGGGCGCCCGAAAGGGGCCATGCTGACCCACCGCAATCTTGCGGCAATGACCTGGGCATACTTCGCATCCATCGACCGGCTGGAACCGGGGGGGGCGATCCTGCATGCCGCGCCCATGAGCCATGGGTCGGGCCTGTACATCCTGCCGCATCTGGCCCGTGGTTGCTGTCAGGTGACGCCGGAAAGCGGCGGGTTCGATGCCGCGGAGATATTCGAGACCATCGCGCATTGGCCCGGTACGTCGATGTTCGCCGCGCCGACCATGGTCAATCGTCTGACCCGCCATGGCGGTCCGGCCCCGACCGAAAATCTGCGCTCCCTGATTTATGGCGGCGGACCGATGTATGTGGAGGATGCCCAGGCTGCCCTGGCGCGGCTGGGACCGCATCTGGTTCAGATCTACGGTCAGGGCGAAAGTCCGATGACCATCACCTGTCTGGAGAAGCAGTCCATCGCCGATACCGGGCAGACACGCTATCTGGAGCGACTGGGGTCCGTCGGGCAGCCGTTTGCAAATGTCGAGGTGCGGGTCGCCGATGCGGACGACAATCCCGTTCCCGTCGGAGAGGCCGGTGAAATCCTGGTTCGCGGCGACAGCGTGATGAAAGGCTATTGGAACAATCCGGAGGCCACGGCAGATACGCTGCGCGGTGGCTGGCTGCATACCGGGGATGTCGGGCGGTTCGATGCTGACGGTTATCTGACCCTGATGGACCGGTCGAAGGACCTGGTGATTTCCGGCGGTACCAACATCTATCCGCGGGAAATCGAGGAGGTACTGCTGGAACATCCGCGCGTCGAGGAGGTCTCGGTAATCGGGCGCCGCGATCCGGAATGGGGAGAGGTCGTTGTCGCCTATGTGGTCGGTGCAGCGGAACCCGCGGAACTGGACGCGCTGTGCCTTGAAAAGATTGCGCGCTTCAAGCGGCCGAAGGACTATGTCTTTGTCGATAGCCTGCCGAAGAACAATTACGGCAAGGTGTTGAAGACTGCGTTGCGGGACTTGGACGGCTCCAGATCGGTGGGACACTGA
- the ppk2 gene encoding polyphosphate kinase 2, with the protein MSSETEAPVGPALPAAADSQKDRLEHNADGDAAQSESSYHGSGVDDHDAAIRSFQSREYPYKTKISRAVYERRKAKLQVELLKVQKWTKNTGQRVVILFEGRDAAGKGGTIKRFMEHLNPRGARVVALEKPTDEERGQWYFQRYIKHLPTAGEIVLFDRSWYNRAGVERVMGFCTPMEYLEFMRQAPQMERMLVNSGIRLFKYWFSVTQDEQIRRFERRETDPLKQWKLSPIDKVAVSKWDDYTEAKEAMFFYTDTADAPWTVVKSNDKKRARLNCMTHFLHHLPYAGKDRKILRAPDSRIVGPASHLIGQSDHVFGESLDM; encoded by the coding sequence ATGAGCAGCGAGACGGAAGCACCTGTCGGACCAGCACTCCCCGCGGCGGCGGATTCGCAGAAGGACCGGCTGGAACACAATGCCGACGGTGACGCGGCACAATCCGAATCGTCCTACCACGGCAGCGGCGTAGACGACCACGATGCCGCGATCCGAAGCTTCCAGAGCCGGGAATATCCCTACAAGACCAAGATCAGCCGTGCTGTCTATGAACGGCGCAAGGCGAAGCTTCAGGTCGAACTCCTGAAGGTTCAGAAATGGACCAAGAATACCGGCCAGCGCGTGGTGATCCTGTTCGAAGGGCGCGATGCGGCGGGGAAGGGCGGCACCATCAAGCGATTCATGGAACATCTGAATCCCCGTGGTGCCCGCGTCGTCGCGCTCGAGAAACCGACGGACGAAGAGCGCGGCCAATGGTATTTTCAGCGCTATATCAAGCACCTACCGACGGCCGGCGAAATCGTACTCTTCGACCGTTCCTGGTACAACCGCGCAGGGGTTGAACGGGTAATGGGGTTCTGCACCCCGATGGAGTATCTGGAGTTCATGCGTCAGGCGCCACAGATGGAGCGCATGCTGGTGAACAGCGGCATTCGGCTCTTCAAATACTGGTTCTCGGTGACACAGGACGAGCAGATCCGTCGCTTTGAACGGCGGGAGACGGATCCCCTGAAACAGTGGAAGCTTTCGCCGATCGACAAGGTCGCGGTGTCCAAATGGGACGATTACACCGAGGCCAAGGAGGCGATGTTCTTCTATACCGATACGGCGGATGCGCCCTGGACGGTGGTGAAATCGAATGACAAGAAGCGCGCGCGCCTGAACTGCATGACCCATTTTCTGCACCATCTCCCCTATGCCGGGAAGGACCGGAAAATCCTGCGTGCGCCCGATTCGCGCATCGTCGGACCGGCCAGCCACCTGATCGGTCAAAGCGATCACGTCTTCGGGGAAAGCCTGGACATGTAG
- a CDS encoding MBL fold metallo-hydrolase codes for MKAVIVPVTPFQQNCTVIWCPDTMKGAVVDPGGEIDRILAAAQQNGVEIEKVLLTHGHLDHCSAARVLADRLSVPLEGPHEEDRFWIDRLAEDCERYGFPATETFSSDRWLAEGDTVTVGQRTLDVYHCPGHTPGHVVFHDRDAGIAWVGDVLFRGSVGRSDFPRGDGPTLVRSIVEKLWPLGDDTVFIPGHGPYSTFGEERRSNPFVADHVVGS; via the coding sequence ATGAAAGCCGTCATCGTACCCGTCACACCGTTTCAGCAGAACTGCACCGTCATCTGGTGTCCGGACACCATGAAGGGTGCGGTCGTCGATCCCGGTGGCGAGATCGATCGCATCCTCGCCGCCGCTCAGCAGAACGGCGTTGAGATCGAGAAGGTCCTGCTGACACACGGTCATCTGGATCATTGCAGCGCTGCGCGCGTTCTGGCGGACCGGCTGTCGGTCCCGCTTGAAGGGCCGCATGAAGAGGATCGGTTCTGGATCGACCGGCTCGCCGAAGATTGCGAACGCTATGGTTTTCCGGCGACCGAGACGTTCTCGTCCGACCGGTGGCTGGCGGAAGGCGACACGGTGACCGTCGGGCAGCGGACATTGGATGTCTATCATTGTCCGGGGCATACGCCGGGGCATGTGGTTTTTCACGACCGCGACGCGGGGATTGCCTGGGTTGGGGATGTCCTCTTCCGAGGCTCTGTCGGACGCAGCGACTTTCCGCGGGGCGACGGTCCGACCCTGGTGCGTTCGATCGTCGAAAAGCTTTGGCCGCTGGGCGACGATACCGTTTTCATTCCAGGGCACGGGCCTTATTCGACCTTCGGGGAAGAACGACGCTCCAACCCGTTCGTGGCGGACCACGTCGTAGGGAGTTAG
- a CDS encoding DUF2794 domain-containing protein: protein MTELIDFSEYRRKGGGKQRVYFDQSELRLLLDMYSRRVATGEWRDYAIDFNGPIAVFSIFRHTHETPLYAIAKRRNGKHWEFIIRTGGQTVKRGRDLPDVLKVLEKKLRLVDA from the coding sequence ATGACGGAGCTGATCGATTTCTCCGAGTACCGCCGCAAAGGCGGGGGCAAGCAACGGGTCTACTTCGATCAATCCGAACTGCGTCTTTTGCTGGATATGTATTCCCGCCGTGTCGCGACAGGCGAATGGCGGGATTATGCAATCGATTTCAACGGACCGATCGCGGTGTTCTCGATTTTCCGACACACCCATGAAACACCGCTCTACGCCATCGCCAAGAGGCGCAACGGCAAGCATTGGGAATTCATCATTCGCACGGGCGGCCAGACGGTCAAACGCGGCCGCGACCTTCCGGACGTATTGAAAGTCCTGGAGAAGAAGCTGCGTCTGGTCGACGCCTGA
- a CDS encoding thioredoxin family protein — translation MAAVSPQTPLGTAAPSFELPDPTGTAHSLDDVRGKNGTVVAFICNHCPYVVAVADRIAQAARDLQGRDIGFVAIMSNDWQAYPQDAPNRMVEFARRYGFEFPYLIDETQEIAKAYGAVCTPDFFGFDSDLKLVYRGRLDESGRMPGPKEAKRDLVDAMLAVADGGPIPENQPSAMGCSIKWRG, via the coding sequence ATGGCTGCAGTATCTCCGCAAACGCCGCTGGGCACGGCGGCCCCGTCCTTCGAGTTGCCGGACCCGACGGGGACGGCGCATTCCCTGGACGATGTACGCGGCAAGAATGGCACCGTCGTTGCGTTCATCTGCAATCACTGCCCATACGTCGTGGCGGTTGCAGATCGCATCGCGCAGGCCGCCCGGGATCTGCAAGGGCGCGATATCGGCTTTGTCGCGATCATGTCCAATGATTGGCAGGCCTATCCACAGGATGCCCCGAACCGAATGGTGGAGTTTGCCCGGCGCTATGGTTTCGAGTTCCCGTATCTGATCGATGAAACCCAGGAAATTGCAAAGGCCTATGGTGCGGTCTGCACGCCGGACTTTTTCGGTTTCGATTCGGATCTGAAGCTCGTTTACCGCGGTCGACTAGACGAAAGCGGTCGCATGCCGGGGCCGAAAGAGGCGAAACGCGACCTCGTCGATGCCATGCTGGCGGTTGCCGATGGCGGGCCCATTCCGGAAAATCAGCCGTCCGCAATGGGCTGTTCGATTAAATGGCGTGGATAA
- a CDS encoding tetratricopeptide repeat protein: protein MADIFNEIDEELRKDKAQEWWSRYGRFVIAGCVAVVAAAAGYTWFEQQRTAELRALADRYGRALTQAETGETEPALASLQTLSQEADGEGIGMIAAFRRAGLLAEQDRHAEAAEAYAAISADDGVEPLYRGLASLKSILHRSVAGEDHAALLSEIEPLTQDGEPWRYSARMVAASLAMGTGDMEQARAYLTQVSDDDGAPNSARTQAAEILQAIGS, encoded by the coding sequence GTGGCCGATATTTTCAATGAGATCGATGAGGAGCTGCGCAAGGACAAGGCGCAGGAATGGTGGAGCAGGTACGGCAGGTTCGTGATTGCCGGCTGTGTGGCGGTGGTCGCGGCCGCCGCGGGCTATACTTGGTTCGAGCAGCAGCGTACCGCCGAACTGCGAGCTCTGGCTGATCGCTATGGCCGCGCTCTGACCCAGGCCGAAACGGGTGAAACCGAGCCTGCGCTGGCATCCCTGCAGACCCTGTCCCAGGAAGCGGACGGCGAAGGCATCGGCATGATTGCCGCGTTCCGGCGTGCGGGCCTTCTGGCCGAACAGGATCGCCACGCTGAGGCCGCCGAAGCCTATGCGGCGATTTCTGCCGACGATGGCGTCGAACCCCTGTATCGCGGTCTCGCCAGTCTCAAGTCCATCCTGCATCGGTCCGTTGCCGGTGAAGACCACGCCGCCCTTTTGAGCGAGATCGAGCCGCTGACGCAGGACGGTGAGCCCTGGCGGTATTCGGCCCGCATGGTCGCGGCCTCCCTGGCCATGGGGACGGGCGACATGGAGCAGGCGCGCGCCTATCTGACCCAGGTGTCCGACGATGACGGCGCCCCGAACAGCGCCCGTACGCAGGCTGCTGAAATTCTCCAGGCCATCGGGTCTTAA